A genomic region of Marinihelvus fidelis contains the following coding sequences:
- a CDS encoding sulfotransferase, producing MNTPAGRLPDFLCIGAQKSATSWLNANLMRHPDIWIPPIKELHFFDHLFIPRFRTWTRRHIHNHVDKAIRRHLKNNESPDLDFLHYLTTLATQDLFTERWYRGAFSWKKGDGKCLGETTPEYSTIPADGIAYLRQLLGEPRLIYIIRDPADRAMSQMRMNLLKRFGDQAEPETSRWSLRRWRKELDNDEIHQRGHYSAYVQEWDRQFAPERMLYLPYGRIGEEPLKVLAEVESFLGLRAHNRYPKANERIHRLRPLPIPPAAEEAAREIFAREREFIRLRFGDAFANLT from the coding sequence ATGAATACACCCGCGGGCCGACTGCCCGATTTTCTTTGCATCGGGGCGCAGAAGTCGGCGACGTCCTGGCTGAACGCCAACCTGATGCGCCACCCGGACATCTGGATTCCGCCCATCAAGGAACTCCATTTTTTCGATCACCTGTTTATCCCGCGATTCCGTACCTGGACCCGCCGGCATATTCACAATCACGTGGACAAGGCCATACGCCGGCACCTGAAGAACAACGAATCTCCGGACCTCGACTTCCTGCATTACCTGACCACGCTGGCGACGCAGGACCTGTTCACAGAGCGCTGGTACCGGGGCGCCTTCAGCTGGAAGAAAGGCGACGGCAAGTGCCTGGGTGAAACCACACCCGAGTATTCGACCATCCCGGCCGATGGCATCGCCTATCTGCGACAACTCCTGGGGGAACCCAGGCTGATCTACATCATCCGCGACCCTGCGGACCGGGCGATGTCACAAATGCGAATGAACCTGCTGAAGCGCTTTGGCGACCAGGCCGAGCCTGAAACATCCCGCTGGTCGCTGCGCCGGTGGCGCAAAGAGTTGGACAACGACGAAATCCATCAGCGCGGCCACTACTCGGCCTACGTACAGGAGTGGGACCGACAGTTCGCTCCTGAGCGGATGCTTTACCTTCCCTATGGCCGAATTGGTGAAGAGCCGCTCAAAGTACTGGCCGAGGTGGAGTCATTCCTTGGGTTGCGAGCGCACAATCGCTACCCAAAAGCCAATGAACGGATTCACCGTTTGCGACCGCTGCCCATTCCACCGGCCGCCGAGGAGGCGGCACGAGAGATTTTCGCGCGTGAAAGGGAATTCATTCGGCTCCGTTTTGGAGACGCGTTCGCGAACCTGACGTGA
- a CDS encoding sulfotransferase, giving the protein MPKDVVIETPALIHIGAQKTASTWLHKALRQHDAFQFSPLKEVHFFTQVAGGEASDYLVGRVTERVDLALENSRRLAFYKRAYLRQLGDTARVGSDAWYRDLFLKNPVIRSRLRRGLDTVLCDFTPHYMTMGREGFEHIRRLLPNAHAMLVIRDPVRRMVSGFSMTINRKPELASATARQRIEWLESSQPPRGDYRHALEQLDATGIPYSVFAFRDLVGDPASVVQLLENTFGLDHQSIDFSRVPKANSHSGRQPIEPELMERIEAICAPQYAYLRARFGEAFLDRI; this is encoded by the coding sequence ATGCCGAAGGACGTGGTGATCGAAACGCCGGCGCTGATCCATATCGGCGCGCAGAAAACGGCGTCGACCTGGCTGCACAAGGCGCTCCGGCAGCATGACGCGTTCCAGTTTTCACCGTTGAAGGAAGTGCACTTCTTTACCCAGGTGGCAGGGGGAGAGGCGTCCGATTACCTGGTTGGGCGGGTGACAGAAAGAGTCGACCTGGCGCTTGAAAACTCGAGAAGGCTGGCATTTTACAAGCGGGCCTATCTGCGCCAGTTGGGGGACACCGCGCGTGTTGGCAGCGACGCCTGGTATCGCGACCTTTTTCTGAAGAACCCAGTCATCCGTTCGCGCTTGCGGCGCGGCCTGGACACGGTGCTGTGCGATTTCACACCGCATTACATGACCATGGGGCGTGAAGGTTTCGAGCACATCAGGCGCCTGTTGCCCAACGCTCATGCGATGCTCGTCATTCGCGACCCGGTCAGGCGTATGGTGTCCGGGTTTTCAATGACGATTAACCGAAAGCCCGAACTCGCGAGCGCAACGGCCCGGCAACGGATTGAGTGGCTTGAATCATCGCAGCCGCCCCGGGGTGACTACCGGCATGCACTTGAACAGCTGGACGCGACGGGCATCCCTTACAGCGTTTTCGCGTTCCGTGACCTGGTGGGCGACCCGGCCAGCGTGGTGCAACTGTTGGAAAACACGTTTGGGCTGGATCACCAGTCGATCGATTTTTCGCGCGTGCCAAAGGCCAACAGCCACAGTGGTCGCCAGCCCATCGAGCCGGAATTGATGGAGCGGATCGAGGCGATTTGCGCCCCGCAGTACGCTTACCTGCGGGCGCGTTTCGGAGAGGCATTCCTGGATCGGATCTGA
- a CDS encoding cysteine desulfurase — protein sequence MSDLAATGTAPALDVESIRAQFPILERQVHGKPLVYFDTAASAQRPRAVIDAVSRFYETQNANIHRGVHLLSQEATDAYESARTRVAKFINAPSRDELVFTRGTTESINLVAQAFLRPRLQPGDEIVVSEMEHHSNIVPWQMLCEQVGATLKVIPFNDAGELDLDAMDELLGPRVKLLAVVHVSNALGTVNPVAEICARAKAKGIPVLLDGAQAVPHQAVDVQALGCDFYCFSAHKMYGPTGVGALWAPMATLKAMAPYQGGGEMILKVSFDGTEYAAPPNKFEAGTPNIAGAVGFGAAVDWLDGLGMDRVAAYEAALLAAGTERLQSVPGLNIVGTARAKAGVISFTLDGVHPHDIGTIIDHYGVAIRTGHHCAMPAIARFGLPATARASLAVYNTVAEFDVLVEALHGVREMFG from the coding sequence ATGAGCGACCTGGCCGCCACCGGCACGGCGCCGGCGCTGGACGTCGAGTCGATCCGCGCTCAGTTCCCGATCCTCGAGCGCCAGGTGCATGGCAAGCCGCTGGTGTATTTCGATACCGCGGCCTCGGCCCAGCGCCCGCGCGCGGTCATCGATGCCGTCAGCCGTTTCTACGAAACGCAGAACGCCAACATTCATCGCGGCGTGCACCTGCTCAGCCAGGAAGCCACCGACGCGTACGAAAGTGCGAGGACACGGGTCGCGAAGTTCATCAACGCGCCTTCACGGGACGAGCTGGTCTTTACCCGTGGCACCACCGAGTCGATCAACCTGGTGGCGCAGGCCTTCCTGCGACCGCGACTGCAGCCGGGCGACGAAATCGTCGTCAGCGAAATGGAGCACCACTCCAACATCGTGCCCTGGCAGATGCTGTGCGAGCAGGTGGGGGCGACGCTGAAGGTCATCCCGTTCAATGACGCGGGCGAGCTCGACCTCGACGCCATGGACGAGTTGCTGGGGCCGCGCGTGAAGCTGCTGGCGGTGGTACACGTGTCCAACGCGCTGGGCACCGTCAACCCGGTCGCCGAGATCTGTGCGCGGGCAAAGGCAAAAGGCATCCCCGTGCTGCTGGACGGCGCACAGGCGGTGCCGCACCAGGCCGTGGACGTGCAGGCGCTGGGCTGCGACTTCTACTGTTTCTCCGCGCACAAGATGTACGGCCCCACGGGTGTCGGCGCGTTGTGGGCGCCGATGGCGACGCTGAAGGCCATGGCGCCGTACCAGGGCGGAGGCGAAATGATCCTCAAGGTGAGTTTCGACGGCACCGAGTACGCCGCGCCGCCCAACAAGTTCGAGGCGGGCACGCCCAACATCGCCGGCGCCGTCGGTTTCGGCGCCGCCGTTGACTGGCTCGACGGCCTGGGCATGGACCGCGTGGCGGCCTACGAGGCGGCGTTGCTGGCCGCAGGCACGGAGCGCCTGCAAAGCGTGCCGGGGCTGAACATCGTCGGTACCGCCAGGGCGAAGGCCGGCGTGATCTCGTTCACGCTCGATGGCGTCCATCCCCACGATATCGGCACGATCATCGACCATTACGGCGTTGCTATCCGTACGGGGCACCATTGCGCCATGCCGGCGATCGCCCGGTTCGGCCTGCCGGCCACAGCGCGTGCGTCGCTGGCGGTTTACAACACCGTGGCCGAGTTTGATGTTCTGGTCGAGGCGCTGCATGGCGTCCGCGAGATGTTTGGCTGA
- the sufD gene encoding Fe-S cluster assembly protein SufD, whose amino-acid sequence MSTLVDQLQAFATNVADGPEWARQLRERGAQAFSVSGLPTSRVEAWKYTPLNRRPIGPVGDSPAVTAGSLPASSKAIAGAVRVVVVDGALAGIEGVLPNGLELVSLEQAIEADDGALAQWLAEPSADGAADALVALNNATLGAGLVLRVASGVDAGRVALEWRGVGGADARLRNSRLCIDLGEGASLSLVESDGGEASAQLDLNIVMQARLAAGARLNHARLQTTQEGTMQVARTHVEQAGQSSYQYDGLDIGAGLARHELIVRLAGEGAKCALNGAYLPRGEAHVDYHLAVEHAAPGCTSEQFFRGVVDDRARAVFSGKVHVAPGADGTEAHQSNANLLLSADAEVDTKPELVIEADEVVASHGATVGQLDDTALFYLRSRGLDEALAREVLIGAFCRAAVDRAGDTAARDLLATELSRYTGVEE is encoded by the coding sequence ATGAGCACGCTGGTCGACCAGCTCCAGGCATTCGCGACCAACGTCGCGGACGGGCCCGAGTGGGCGCGACAGTTGCGCGAGCGCGGGGCTCAGGCCTTCAGCGTCAGTGGCCTGCCCACATCCCGGGTCGAAGCCTGGAAGTACACGCCGCTGAACCGTCGACCCATTGGGCCTGTTGGTGATTCACCAGCGGTAACGGCCGGGTCGTTGCCTGCGAGTTCAAAAGCGATCGCGGGCGCCGTCCGTGTTGTGGTGGTGGATGGCGCGCTGGCGGGTATTGAAGGGGTGCTGCCGAATGGCCTCGAGCTGGTCTCGCTGGAGCAGGCCATCGAAGCGGATGACGGCGCGCTGGCCCAATGGCTGGCGGAACCGTCCGCCGATGGCGCGGCCGATGCCCTGGTGGCGCTGAATAACGCGACGTTGGGCGCCGGCCTGGTGCTGCGGGTGGCGTCGGGGGTCGACGCCGGGCGCGTGGCCCTGGAGTGGCGCGGCGTTGGTGGCGCGGATGCGCGACTGCGTAACAGCCGCCTGTGTATTGACCTGGGTGAGGGCGCGAGCCTGTCGCTGGTCGAATCGGATGGCGGCGAGGCTTCGGCGCAGCTGGACCTGAATATCGTCATGCAGGCACGGCTGGCAGCAGGTGCCAGGCTCAACCACGCACGGCTCCAGACGACGCAGGAGGGCACTATGCAGGTCGCCCGTACCCACGTCGAACAGGCCGGACAGAGTAGCTACCAGTACGATGGCCTGGATATCGGCGCCGGGTTGGCGCGGCATGAACTGATCGTTCGCCTGGCCGGTGAAGGCGCGAAATGCGCATTGAACGGTGCCTACCTGCCGCGCGGCGAGGCCCACGTGGATTACCACCTGGCCGTCGAGCACGCGGCGCCCGGTTGCACCAGCGAGCAGTTTTTCCGCGGCGTGGTCGATGACCGCGCCCGGGCGGTGTTTTCCGGCAAGGTGCATGTCGCGCCCGGTGCGGACGGCACCGAGGCGCACCAGTCCAATGCCAACCTGCTGCTGTCGGCCGATGCCGAGGTCGACACCAAGCCGGAACTCGTGATCGAGGCCGATGAAGTAGTCGCCAGCCACGGCGCCACCGTCGGCCAGTTGGATGACACGGCACTTTTCTACCTGCGCAGCCGTGGCCTGGACGAAGCGCTGGCGCGCGAGGTGCTGATCGGCGCGTTTTGCCGGGCCGCCGTTGACCGCGCCGGTGACACCGCGGCCCGCGACTTGCTGGCCACCGAGCTTTCGCGCTACACCGGGGTCGAGGAATGA